AGAGCACTCCTTATTTCTTTAAGAGCACTCCTTATTTCTTTAAGAGCACTCCTAGCTTCTCCTTGAGCTTCTCCTACTTGAGCTTCTTTAAGAGCACTCCTTGTTTCTTTAAGAGCACTCCTAGCTTCTCCTTGAGCTTCTCCTACTTGAGCTTCTTTAAGAGCACTCCTTATTTCTTCAAGAGCACTCCTACCTTCTTCTTGAGCTTCTTTAAGAGCACTCCTAGCTTCTCGTAGCTCTTCGCTAACAGTTCCTTGGGTTGCAAGACCTCTTAAGCCATCAAGATGTTTGCTCAGTTTATCGATTTCTTCTTGCTTTCCAGCCGCATCATAATGCTCAAGTGCTCGCGCAGAAGGAGCGCCTTCAACTCTCATGAAGTCAAGAGCATTTTGGTACTGCCCAAGATTCCACCACTAGAGTATCCAACCCAACGGCTGAATAGAGCAGCTTTTGCTTCTGCCTCATTGCATCCTTCTCCTTGTCGCATTTCAGAAGAGATTGCGATGTGCTGAAGGAGTCTGTCATCTGTAAATACTTCGAAAACGTCTACTTCTGCTGGATCTCCGCTAGTATGCTTTCTAACAACCTCAGCAAGAAGGATATTAGAAGGAACCATCTCTTTTCCTTTAGCATCTTTAACAACAGCAGAGGTATCTACCACTTGTGTATTAGGATCAAAGTTATCTGCAATGACTTGCGCTTGATCAGCAGGGATCTTAGCATGTTCTAGAGTCTCTTGAAGTGCTTCAGAAGTGGTAAATGTGACGTCGCTGCCATTTGCAGTTTCAGTAATCCCCATTGCTGTCAATAGCTCAGAAGCTCTCATAGATCCACCTACTCGAGCCAAGCTTGGGTCGATTGCGTGGAGGCGTTCTAAAGACATTGTTTGTGTTCCTGCTTCAACTTCTTCAGAAGTAAAGCCTTTAAGGATGGTGAATATTTCGTTAGGCATTTTTGTTCCAAGCGCTTCAAGCTGCATGTTGAAGAACTTTTCTCCAGACTGGTTGCCTCGGTTAGATGCTGAGATCTCCTGGAAGCTTCCAACCACTGTTTCAGCAACCACATTGGTTGTCAAAGCGTAGTTGTGAAGTCTTGTGTGCGCTGCAGTGATGGTTTCAACAGCGTCCGTCATCTTACGTGTGAATGTATCGTTTGCCTTTAGAGAATCCCAGATTTGAGTCTCAAAGCGAGCTTGAGCACCTTCTATTGCTTCTGCGTATGCTTCAGCACCTTCTTCTTCACCTGGTTTCTCTGTAAGCGAGGCTTCGGCGAAAAGCTGTGCATGAGCTCTAACATCACTATAAATTGCGCCGAAAGACTCAGGTTTAGTAGCATCAAAGTTTGTTGCAACTTTATCTGCAAATTTAGTCACGGCGTATGCATTATCTCCAACAGGAGCTGATTGAATCCATAGGCTGCTCATTTGATCAACTAGGAAATTCATTCCTGCTTCATCGGTGATTTTCCCATCAGAATTGATAATTCCAGCTTCCATTGCGATGTTGTGTGTAACAGCAGCAACCATTTGTCTTTGTGCATCAAATGATGGTGCTAGAGCTGAGATTGCGTTCATTGCAGCTTCTAGCTGTGCAAGAGCATTTTGTCTTCTAGCATATTTGTTTTTGGTTGTCCCTAGCTTCGCACTAAGGCCTAGTTCTTCAAGGAGATCATCGCGAGCTTCACTAACTGAGGCTTCTTTAACCTGAGCTATTCGAACATCAAGAACTGTTCCCTTAGGCCCTTTTATTACCTCTCCGTCTTCATTTGTTTCTGTATCAAGCCCGTTGCTAGCATACCGAGGGAGATCAATCGTTATTCCTGCGTCTCCTGACGTTCTAAGTTTATGTAGATAACCAATAGCTTCTGTAGCAATAACTGGGTTCTTTAGAAGCTCTTGGTTAGCTTTAGCATCTGAAACAAGCTGAGCTCCATTAACGACAAAATTCCAGATGGATTTTAGTCCAACTAGAATAGTTTTAGCAAAACCGTTATAGGTTGTGTTTGTTTTGGCAGCTGTTGCCGATAGATCCCATCTAGAAAAGTCTTGGTTTAGAAGAGCTTGCCCGGCTTTTAGAGGAGTAGAGCCCCCAAAATCTTTATCCTCAATGCTAAATTCTGTTCCGATCTTTTCCATTGCTGTGGGGAGAACTTCCATATCTCTCGACTCGCCCAAAGAGCCTCTACTTTGAGTCGGAGATGAACCTTCAGCTTCTTCACTTCTTGGTAGTACTTCGCTAAAAGAAGCGCTTATCATTGATCCCATTTTCTCACCTTTTTATGTTTTTTATTCTCTTATGTAACCATTGTAACATTTTTATTATTAATAATGAATATTTTTTAATTAATTATTAACGTTCTTAAAACAAATAATTAAAGGTTTCTAGAGTGTTGTATTCAATCTGACAAGATAATAATAAACATTTAAGTTATTAATAATCTGGGGTTTTATTTGAGAAATAGAGATAAAAATCATATAATAGAGGGTATATTAATAACAAAATAATAGCCTAAGGAGGCTTCAAATGGATAAAAACCTTAATAATGAAGAGCTTAGAACGCGTGTAGCTACTCTAGAGAGTCAGGTAGACCTTTTAGAGGCAGAATTGACCTACTTAAATGGTCTTCTTGTCGAGGTCGGATTCCCTGAGGGAATCGAGACTTTGAAAGCGACCGCTGAAGAACTTCTCGCTGAAGGGGTCATTGCCCCTCAGGAGCATTTAGAAGGGATGTAATCTTTATTTGAATCACTCTTACTCGTAAAGGCAGGCCCTGCAAAGGGCCTGCCTTTCTTTTTCTTGAGAGCCGGTTGCAAAAATCGACTGATCAGGAGTTTTGTAATTGGCTCTTGAGTTTTTTCTCCTAATCGGGTTTAATCACTATCTAAAAGGCTGGGCAGAGGACAATTTTGGTTTCAAGGGGTAAACGAGACAAAGCCAGATTCTCTTAACCGACGAATCCCATAGACAACGTGCTACGGATGAGGAGGAAGGAGAACATGGTGAAGCCGTAGCTGCTCCTCGGTCCAAGACCGCCCTATACTCAGTCTAGAAGGTAGATATATGGCTAAGCTGATTCTAAATGATGATGAAGTGGAGATCGAAGATGGCTCTCCTCTAAAGGACCCCTGCGAGGAAGCAGGCGTTCCCTTTGCCTGCACAGAAGGGGTTTGTGGGACATGTGTGATTGAAGTAAAAGAAGGGAATAAAAACCTTTCTGAGCTCACTCAAGAGGAGCTTGATTTCTTAGGGGAGACCGATGAAGAACGTCTCGCCTGTCAATGCACGATTAAACAAGGGACTGTTAAAATTGACTACTAAAGACCCAATTACACGAGATATGACGATTGACTCGATTTTGGGAAAGCACCCCCAAAAGAGCCAGAGAATCGCTCAGGAGCTTTCAAATGCGGGATTGCAGTGCGTTGGGTGCCAAGCTTCAACTTGGGAGACCCTCGAAGTTGGAATGCTTGGGCACGGCTACTCTGAGGATGAAATTGAGAGTCTATTAAAGAAGCTCAATGGGGTGATTGAGGAAAAAAGTGATCCGACAACAATCTCTATGACCGAGAGGGCTGCTGAAAAGTTTAAGGCGATTTTATCTGCCGATAAAAAAGAGGGTTGGGCTCTCCGCTTTGCCGATAAGCCTGGTGGATGCGGTGGTTTCGAATATGTTCTTGATTTTTCTGAAAACCCAACAGATGACGATGAAATCTTTAATTCTCAAGGGGTTAAGATTTTTGTGAATCGAAAGATGCTTCAACGGCTGCTTGGATGTGAGATTGATTATTTGGAAGGTCTGATGGGATCAGGCTTTAAGGTAACAAATCCTAATGTAAAAGGGTCTTGCTCCTGCGGAAGTTCACAGAGTTATTAATGTCCTTCATCAATAGTACGTAGTCCATTTAGAATCGCTGTGAGCTGAGAGTTATGACTTTTTCCCTTCATAAATTTAGCGTGTCTATTGATTGCTTCTTTGATGACCCGCTGCTCATTTTCAGTGAAGGCTTCAATGTCTTCTTTTTTTCTCATCTTTGCTCTAATTTTATCAAGAGCTGTTCTAGCAACGGCTTGTTTGCTTGCTACCGGGATATTGCCTTCAGGAGCTCCTTGAGCTGCTAGAGTTAATTCATTATGCACTTCTTGTGCTGTGAGGGGGAGGAAACTGATCTCTTCACCTAGCTCCACAACTCTGGAGCTTCCCATTGGCCTCAGCTCAACCTCTTCTTCGACACGTGAAACAGGGGTTGATTCAGAGAAAAGCCTTCCTACAAGCGGAATAGATGTCCGAGGTGGGACATAACTATAGGCAGTAGATCCCCAACGTGAGAACATCGCTCCCCAACCCTCTTTAGTAGGTCTTGGAGTCACCGATGCAAATGCATCTAACTCTTCATGCTCTCTACCTCTATGCTCCCCTGAATGCACTTCTCGTTCTCTTAGGTGGACAGAGCCTAATGAATCTAAATGTCCAGAAGGATCGCCGCTATCTAGTGGAAGAACCTCTTTTTCTTCAAGATCACGGACTACTTCCTCTTCTTCGGGATCTCTAACAAAAATGAGCTGCTCTGGAAGGAGGACGTTCATCATTGCTTTCCAGACGGTTTGCGCGGTCATATACTGTTTAAGCATTGCGCAAGACTTGTCTAAAAAATTTTTGTAGTCTGCGTCGTTAGGGTTAGCTTCAGCAATTTCAGCTAGTTGTTTACCTACTTTACATTCTGGGTTCGAACTGACAACAACATCCATAATGCGATCGAAGCGACTTAAAGTGTAGCGTTTAATTGCGCCTTTAATTGCAACGTCATTGTACAGTCCATTCTTATCTTTATCTGCTTCATTTTCATTTAAATAAGGGCGATATTGAGCAGGAATTGCCGCTTTGGCGACTGGAGCTGTAGCTTGCTTATAGTGTTCAACGATAGCCTTCTTCTCTGAGTCAAACTCTGCCATTAAGAGATCTTTTACCTCGTCGTCTATTCCGGTCTCACGACTGATCTTAGTCTCTCTTTCTCTAAAGTGTATTCCTTCAGAGTCAATATGTGTAATGTCGCTATCGTTTAGATCGGTTTCTAAGGGGCCTTGGTGAGCGCTAAAGAAGGTTTCTGAGAGATTTTTAAGTTTTGCTGCATCGTGAGCTTGCATGCGGGAGAGATCTCCACCTCGAAGGACCATGACAAAGTAGTTTTTACCACCAATTTTTACTTTTTGGTAGTAGTCTCTTCCCATGGTTTGAGCTTCTCTGAGGTAAGCTGCTTGAAATGTAGGCCTTGATTCTTCCATTATATGTTATTACTCACGATTTATTTATCTTAATTATAGCATGTTTTGCAATTTAATTTAACTATATTATATCTACCTTATAATAAGCGGTTTGTATTATTTTCTGGATTAATAATGAAGGTGTGTTATGGTCAGGTTTAAAGGAGTTAGCATAAATTGCTATTTATTAGAGTGTTATGAACGAAAGAATTCTTCCTCAAATTGAGGAAAAATTTCAGTCTGTGCTCATTTTTGGTCCTCCGGGAGCTGGAAAGGGGACAATGGGGAAGTTTCTGAGCAGTGCGGGGAACCATTTCCACCTCTCTTCTGGGGACGTTTTCAGGGGCCTTTCACCAGAATCTCCGGCAGGGAAGCTCTATCACAGCTTTGCAGGGAAGGGGCAACTTCTCCCAGATGATGTGACGATTGAGATTTGGCATCATTACGTGATGGGGCTGATTGCGACAAATCGATATTTCCCTAAAGATCAACTTTTGCTTCTAGATGGAATTCCAAGGACGGTTAAGCAGGTCGAAATCCTGCAGCGGTATATCGCTGTGAAGAAGATTATCCTCTTGGAGTCGAAGCATCCTGATACTTTGATTCAGAGGATTCAACGAAGGGCTTTGATCGAAAAAAGACCTGATGATCGGGATGCCGAAGTGCTCAAGAAGCGGATGGAAATTTACGAAAAAGAGACGTTTCCTGTTTTAGATCACTATGATGAAAAGCTGATCATATGCTTTGATGCGGAGCAAAAACCTCTTGAGGTCTTAAGAGACATTCTCGTCTCATTATGTGACACTTTATCCTAGTTCAGTTATTCTTGAAAGGCATGAACTGGGAACCACGAATTCACGATTTTTTATCTTATATTGCTTCTGAAAAGGGGCTCTCTGTAAATACGGTTCAGGCGTACGAAAGAGATATTCGTCGTTTTGCAGGAGGTCTAGATGGGGAGGCAGCAGAGGAGGGAATCGTGAATCACATGAGCTCTCTAAAGGAGAAGGGGTATGCGAGTAGCTCAATCTATCGGACGCTGATGGCACTCCGTGTTTTTTTTCGTTTTTTGAAGAGAGAAGGATATGTTAAAAAAGATCCGACAGCTCTTTTGGAGTCACCAAAGATGTGGCAATTGATTCCCGAGGTGCTCACCAGCGAAGAGGTTGAAAGACTGTTAGGAGCTCCTGGAGATGGAGAGGAGGAAATGCGCGATAAGGCGGTGCTCGAGACTTTGTACGCAACGGGAATTCGGGTGTCTGAACTGTGCAATTTGGATATTCATGATGTGGGGGAAAATACGGTCCGAGTCCTTGGAAAAGGAGGGAAAGAACGCATTGTTCCTATTGGAGAGGAAGCAATTGCTGCGATTGACGCGTATCTTGGGAACTACCGTCATGATAAGGGAGACCATCGCCCTCTTTTTCTGTCTAAAAGGGGAAAGCGTATGAGTCGGGTGACTGTTTGGGAAAAGGTAAAGTTTTATGCGCGCAAAGTAGGGATCGAAAAAGAAATTTCTCCTCATACTTTGCGCCATTCATTTGCAACGCATCTTTTAGACCGTGGGGCGGACCTTCGGGTGATTCAGGAAATGCTTGGCCATGCCGATATCGGAACGACTGATCGCTACACCCATCTTTCAAAAAAGCGTCTTTTTGATGCATTCGATACATTTCATCCTCGCCTGTAAATCAAACTTTTTCTATATTAAATATTTGTTTTACCTCAGATGTGGAGCTTGTTTTTATGAAAAAATCTTTGATTGTTCTCTTAGCTGGGGTGGTAGTTGCTCCTGCGTTTGGGGCACCTCATGTTGAGCCTGCTCCTTTTCCTCGTCCTCTTCAGAAAGAAATCTCAGTGGACGCGCAGCCTTTGGTTCGAAATTGTGTTGCAGAACCCTATTTAGTGGCTGATTTTATTTACTGGAAAGTCCGAGAGGATGGTTTAGATTATGCGCAGAAGGGAGTAGGTAGTGCTGTAAATCCTGTGACATCTAAAGGAAATCTTTACGAACCTGATTTCTCTTTTGAGCCAGGGTTTCGTGTAGGGCTTGGCCTTAATCTGGCACATGATGGCTGGGATCTTTTGCTTCGTTATGCATGGATGAAGACGCACGTGATAGATACTGCGAGTGTTGATCCAGCACTTGAAAGGCTGGAACCTCTATGGACGCATGCTTCTGATAGTTTTCTAACTGGTGGGCTTTCGCGTGCGCGCTCTGATTGGAATCTTCACACCAGTGTCTTGGATTTTGAATGGGGAAGAAACTACTACATCAGCCCTTTTTTGACGCTTCGTCCCTTTTTTGGACTAAAGGGCTTTTGGCAAAATCAAGACGATCAATTGAATTATGCAGGCTTTGTGGATCCTGCGCGAACCATCTTTGGAGAGAGTCAAGTTCATTTAGATCAAGATTCATGGGGGTTTGGAATCCGATTTGGAACGAATACCGCTTGGTATTTTTCCCATCATTGGAGTGTTTTTGCGGATCTAGCCTTGACAGCAGCATGGACGAAGTTTGACTTAGAACGGCGCGATCGCGTGATTATTGGTGCAACGAATACAGATAGTGTCGTTGTCCATCTGGATTATGATCGCTACGCCATGACTCCCATAATGGAGCTAGGTGTTGGACTCCGGTGGGAAATATGGTTTAATAATGACAGTTATCATGCATTGATCCAAGCGGGTTGGGAAGAGCAACTATGGTGGAGCTTTAATCGTTTATATTGGATCGGTGCTCCTTATGCTGCAGAGGGAAATCTTCAATACCAGGGTCTAACCATGAAATTTCAGTTTGATTTTTAGATCGTGTCGTCAAATCGCATGAGGGCAATAAGTCGGATCTGTCAGATATCTGACCTTTCTTAATTTGACAGCATTTCGTTCTTTATACGTGTGCTCATCATGCTGAATGGTTACTTTTCTAGTTTTTCTCCCAGGGATTACTGGAGTTATCCCTTTCTCTACTAAGATCTTCCTAAATGGATCACTATCATATCCTCTGTCAGCAAGCAAAAAACTACAGCAGTCATCTCCTAAACGGGCTTCTCCCTGGTCAATAATGGCATTCCCAGTGCATCTACCTTTCCATGAATCTTTGAAGAAAAACCTCCGCAACTTCTTCCTAGAGCTTGGCTTTCTTGCCCTCTCCTTGCACCTGCTGCATGGCGGTGAGCTCTAATCATCGTCCCATCAACCATATGCCATTCATGATCGGCTTCACTTGTTAAAAAAAATCTAAAATTTTCTCTAGGTGTCCTTTCTTGACCCATCGGCTATAACGGTTATATACCGTCTTCCACAAACCAAACTCTGAAGGCAAATCCCTCAAAGGAGCTCCTGTTCTTAATACCCAATAAACAGCTTGTAAAAACCGTCTGTCATCATTCCCATGCCTTCCTTTTGGAGCTGGTAATAAAGGGGCGATTCCCCCCCAAATCTCATTAGTAATTGATTCTCTTAACATAAAGTCAAATCTCTTTTGGCTTTACTCTATGATAGTCTAATCAATTTTTATCTTTAGAGACAGAGCCTAGGGGCTATAGAATTTTATGGGGTTTTTTGCAGCAATTTCCCCTTTTTGATATGGAGTGTGCCCTTTTCATCCTCTGCTGGGGATGTAAGAAGAACCTGCCCAAAAGAAGAGAGTTTTTCTTGGAGAATTTTTGTTCGAGTGGGATCAAGGTGGACCCCAAAGTCATCGATTGAGAACAGAGGGGTAACTTCAGTCTGCATCTTTAGCTCATCCCACTCTGCCATTTTAAGAGCAGCAATACAGGTTCGTTTCTGGCCTTCACTTGCAAAGGATTTTGCCTCACGTTTGTTATAGATAATATGAAGATCATCACGGTGGGGACCAATCAAAGTGCTTCCGATGATGAGCTCTTTAGGTCGCTGCTTCCGATAGAGAGCTTCAATTTGATCCTGTTTCTTTAAGGAAATTGAAGGCTCATAATGGAGATCAAAAATATCTTGATCTCCAGAAAGAAAGTGAGCGTAGGTTTCTACTTTAGGTCGAAGAGCGTTAATCAATTGTTTGCGCCTATACATGAGGTACCGGGCCGAATCGGACATCATCTGTTCCCAGCTTTCAATTGCTTGTTCCGACTTGATTTTTAGAAGAGCATTTCTATGTTTCATCGCTTTGTGGTATCGCATTAAATGGTGGACATAGAGGGGATCGGTCTGGGCAAGTTGAATGTTAAGAAAGCGTCGTCTCTCTTGAGGGGAACCTGAGATCAAAGCACTGTCTTTAGGCGAGTAGAGAACAGAGGGAAGAATCCCTAGAACATGAGAAAAGCTTTGGAATTGCGTTGCATTATAATGGACCCTACGGTTTTTCCCATCGAAACCGATCCCGAGGCTTTGCTCGACGCTGTCGCGGATAAAATGGGCCTCAACAAAAAAATGGTCTGCTCCACTTCGAATAAGATCGGTAAGGTGGGTCGTTAAAAACGAGCGACCGGTACTAAGAAGATAGAGAGCTTCTAAGAGACTCGTTTTTCCTGCTCCATTTTTTCCCTGAATAAGATTTAGCCCCTCAGATAGGGGCAGCTCAGCCTCTTGGTAATTTCGAAAATTGCGTAAGATGAGCCTTGTTACCTCCATTAGGCAGGAGCAAGGCGCATTGGCATAATCACAAAGTTTGCGGTCGTTGAATCAGTAATCAGCCCAGGATTGTGGGGGGTGGTAATCGCAAAATTCACAGTTTCATCCTTGCAGTGACGTAGGATATCATGGAAGAAAAAAGGGTTGAAAGCGATATCAAAGGCTTCGCCTGAGTAATCAACAGGCATTGAAACCTTTCCATCACCAATTTCACTGGAAGTTGCAGTTAGAGTGAGTTCGCCTGAAGAAAGAGAAAATTGAACTGAGTGGCTTTTGTCCGTTGTAAAAAGAGCGACTTGCTTAAGAAGAATCATGAGTTCTTCGCGGTGGAGTGTGAGTTTGTGAGTACTTTCTTTCGGGATAACCCTTTCAACATCAGGGTAGTCTCCAGAAAGAAGTTTTGTAATCATCACGGTAGGGCCCGACTCGATCCCAATTTTATCGTTCATGAGGCTTACTTTGACGGCTTCATCTCCATCAATCGATTTTACAATTTCTTCAACAGCTTTCAAGGGTATTAGATAGTTGCTTTTATGTTCTGGATTGACATCAATGGAGGTATTGACTCTTGCGAGCCGTTTTCCATCGGTTCCTATAAAGGTAGCATTACTGTTTTCGATCATCATCAGGACTCCATTGAGCACATGGCGGCTATCTTCACGAGCAGCGGCAAAGACTGACTTCGATAACATCTCTTTAAACGCATCAGGAGTCATTTCAAAATGATCACCTTGATTTAAGTCAGGAAAAGAGGGGAATTCACTGCTGTTGATTCCATTGATGCGGAATTGAGAAGTGCCTGCCTGCACATAAGCAATTTCGTCTGT
The window above is part of the Candidatus Neptunochlamydia sp. REUL1 genome. Proteins encoded here:
- the xerD gene encoding site-specific tyrosine recombinase XerD — its product is MNWEPRIHDFLSYIASEKGLSVNTVQAYERDIRRFAGGLDGEAAEEGIVNHMSSLKEKGYASSSIYRTLMALRVFFRFLKREGYVKKDPTALLESPKMWQLIPEVLTSEEVERLLGAPGDGEEEMRDKAVLETLYATGIRVSELCNLDIHDVGENTVRVLGKGGKERIVPIGEEAIAAIDAYLGNYRHDKGDHRPLFLSKRGKRMSRVTVWEKVKFYARKVGIEKEISPHTLRHSFATHLLDRGADLRVIQEMLGHADIGTTDRYTHLSKKRLFDAFDTFHPRL
- the dnaN gene encoding DNA polymerase III subunit beta, which codes for MKVTISRPELANLIGKIQSVVSSKPAIPILANVLIEAKNGILTISATDLTVSMRAQMEASVSEKGTITLPARRFFQLVRELTTPEIEISANTDEIAYVQAGTSQFRINGINSSEFPSFPDLNQGDHFEMTPDAFKEMLSKSVFAAAREDSRHVLNGVLMMIENSNATFIGTDGKRLARVNTSIDVNPEHKSNYLIPLKAVEEIVKSIDGDEAVKVSLMNDKIGIESGPTVMITKLLSGDYPDVERVIPKESTHKLTLHREELMILLKQVALFTTDKSHSVQFSLSSGELTLTATSSEIGDGKVSMPVDYSGEAFDIAFNPFFFHDILRHCKDETVNFAITTPHNPGLITDSTTANFVIMPMRLAPA
- a CDS encoding transposase; its protein translation is MLRESITNEIWGGIAPLLPAPKGRHGNDDRRFLQAVYWVLRTGAPLRDLPSEFGLWKTVYNRYSRWVKKGHLEKILDFF
- a CDS encoding iron-sulfur cluster assembly accessory protein codes for the protein MTTKDPITRDMTIDSILGKHPQKSQRIAQELSNAGLQCVGCQASTWETLEVGMLGHGYSEDEIESLLKKLNGVIEEKSDPTTISMTERAAEKFKAILSADKKEGWALRFADKPGGCGGFEYVLDFSENPTDDDEIFNSQGVKIFVNRKMLQRLLGCEIDYLEGLMGSGFKVTNPNVKGSCSCGSSQSY
- a CDS encoding 2Fe-2S iron-sulfur cluster-binding protein is translated as MAKLILNDDEVEIEDGSPLKDPCEEAGVPFACTEGVCGTCVIEVKEGNKNLSELTQEELDFLGETDEERLACQCTIKQGTVKIDY
- a CDS encoding adenylate kinase family protein, with product MNERILPQIEEKFQSVLIFGPPGAGKGTMGKFLSSAGNHFHLSSGDVFRGLSPESPAGKLYHSFAGKGQLLPDDVTIEIWHHYVMGLIATNRYFPKDQLLLLDGIPRTVKQVEILQRYIAVKKIILLESKHPDTLIQRIQRRALIEKRPDDRDAEVLKKRMEIYEKETFPVLDHYDEKLIICFDAEQKPLEVLRDILVSLCDTLS
- the recF gene encoding DNA replication/repair protein RecF (All proteins in this family for which functions are known are DNA-binding proteins that assist the filamentation of RecA onto DNA for the initiation of recombination or recombinational repair.), whose product is MEVTRLILRNFRNYQEAELPLSEGLNLIQGKNGAGKTSLLEALYLLSTGRSFLTTHLTDLIRSGADHFFVEAHFIRDSVEQSLGIGFDGKNRRVHYNATQFQSFSHVLGILPSVLYSPKDSALISGSPQERRRFLNIQLAQTDPLYVHHLMRYHKAMKHRNALLKIKSEQAIESWEQMMSDSARYLMYRRKQLINALRPKVETYAHFLSGDQDIFDLHYEPSISLKKQDQIEALYRKQRPKELIIGSTLIGPHRDDLHIIYNKREAKSFASEGQKRTCIAALKMAEWDELKMQTEVTPLFSIDDFGVHLDPTRTKILQEKLSSFGQVLLTSPAEDEKGTLHIKKGKLLQKTP
- a CDS encoding Lpg1974 family pore-forming outer membrane protein, which translates into the protein MKKSLIVLLAGVVVAPAFGAPHVEPAPFPRPLQKEISVDAQPLVRNCVAEPYLVADFIYWKVREDGLDYAQKGVGSAVNPVTSKGNLYEPDFSFEPGFRVGLGLNLAHDGWDLLLRYAWMKTHVIDTASVDPALERLEPLWTHASDSFLTGGLSRARSDWNLHTSVLDFEWGRNYYISPFLTLRPFFGLKGFWQNQDDQLNYAGFVDPARTIFGESQVHLDQDSWGFGIRFGTNTAWYFSHHWSVFADLALTAAWTKFDLERRDRVIIGATNTDSVVVHLDYDRYAMTPIMELGVGLRWEIWFNNDSYHALIQAGWEEQLWWSFNRLYWIGAPYAAEGNLQYQGLTMKFQFDF